One Astatotilapia calliptera chromosome 1, fAstCal1.2, whole genome shotgun sequence DNA segment encodes these proteins:
- the LOC113010826 gene encoding zinc finger BED domain-containing protein 4-like: MGAFVSRPMMPLQQSKVDQVKMIAQDFQPFSIVDDRGFREFTKALDPSYVLPSRSTVSRQLMPDLFQKIRADVQEKIKTAPAVCLTTDCWTSSTSTSYMSVTCHYVTKFKLQSNLLDCFELTDNHTSENLARELERIATEWAIMEKIVACVSDCAANVKKAVGDILHWNHLNCFAHILNLIVRKGIQQSQIQEIIRKVKAIIEYTRRSRVASAKLRETQQQMGQPQLRLKQDVPTRWNSTYYMLKRIAEVKDPLISTLALVNPQLQTLSLEEWEMVKETCEVLQPFEEVTVELSAERFVTGSKAILMARGLQRVTAHRQRSPSIYQPIRNMVDILMAETVKWLGVSNK, from the exons ATGGGAGCATTTGTGTCAAGGCCCATGATGCCACTTCAGCAGAGCAAGGTTGACCAGGTTAAAATGATTGCCCAAGATTTTCAGCCCTTTTCAATCGTTGATGACAGAGGATTTAGGGAATTCACCAAGGCACTTGATCCTTCATATGTTCTTCCCAGTAGAAGTACAGTATCCAGACAGCTGATGCCCGATTTGTTTCAGAAGATAAGAGCTGATGTTCAGGAAAAAATCAAGACAGCACCTGCTGTGTGCTTAACAACTGACTGCTGGACCTCCAGCACATCAACAAGTTACATGTCTGTTACATGCCACTATGTGACCAAGTTTAAGCTGCAGTCAAACTTGTTGGACTGTTTTGAATTAACAGACAACCATACATCTGAAAACCTGGCTAGAGAGCTGGAAAGGATTGCAACTGAATGGGCCATTATGGAAAAGATAGTTGCATGTGTAAGTGATTGTGCAGCCAATGTCAAGAAGGCTGTGGGTGACATTCTGCACTGGAACCATCTAAATTGTTTTGCacacattttgaatttaatagTCAGAAAGGGAATCCAGCAGTCTCAAATTCAAGAAATTATCAGAAAGGTAAAAGCAATAATTGAATATACACGCCGCAGCAGAGTGGCTTCTGCTAAACTGAGAGagacacagcagcagatggGACAGCCCCAACTACGACTGAAGCAAGATGTGCCAACCAGGTGGAATTCCACTTATTACATGCTGAAGCGGATTGCAGAAGTGAAGGATCCCCTCATTTCCACCCTGGCCTTGGTGAATCCACAGCTGCAAACCCTGTCACTTGAAGAGTGGGAGATGGTCAAGGAAACCTGTGAGGTCCTGCAGCCTTTTGAGGAAGTGACTGTGGAACTGAGTGCCGAAAG GTTTGTTACTGGATCAAAAGCCATTTTAATGGCAAGAGGGCTGCAGAGGGTTactgcacacagacagagaagTCCTTCCATCTATCAGCCAATCCGCAACATGGTAGATATCCTCATGGCAGAAACTGTCAAATGGCTGGGGGTATCGAACAAGTGA